The Streptomyces kanamyceticus DNA segment CGCAGCGCCTGACCCAGGCCAACCAGCCGGGCCAGAACGACCAGATCGGCGAGCCGCACGGCCTGGTCACCGCGCCCGACGGGCGGGTGCTCTACATCGGCCGCGGCGGCGCCGACTCCTCCCAGCCGGTCGTCACCGACTGGAACGACCCGGACATCGGCAAGGGCAAGGGCGAGATCCACGTCTACGACCCGAAGACCAAGAAGGTGACGCTCGCGGGCGCGCTCTCCGTCTTCGGCAACAAGGGCGGCGGCGACGAGCTCATCAAGGTCGAAGAGGGTCTGCTCGGCATCGAGTTGGACCCGAAGTTCGAGCAGAACGGGTGGGTGTACCTGCACTACACACCCCACTCGAAGATCAACCGCGATACGCACATGGGCGAGCGCTACGTATCCCGGTTCACGCTCGACCAGGCCACCAACAAGCTGGACATGGCCAGCGAGAAGGTGCTCCTGAAGTGGCCGGTGCAGATCCACAGCTGCTGCCACGCGGGCGGCGGGATGGCCTGGGACTCCAAGGGCAACCTCTACATCGCGACCGGTGACAACAACTCCTCGCGGTTCAGCGACGGTTACTCGGGCAACAACCCGCAGCCGAACTTCAAGGGCGTCTCCTTCGCCGACGCGCGCCGCACGGCGGGCAACACCAACAACCTCAACGGCAAGATCCTGCGCATCCACCCCGAGCCGGACGGGACGTACACGCTTCCCGAAGGGAACCTCTTCACCGGCAAGGAGCCGGACGAGGGCGGCGGCAAGACGCGCGGCGAGATCTACGTGATGGGCGTCAGGAACCCGGCGCGCATCTCGATCGACAAGAAGACCGACACCTTGTACGCGGGGTGGGTCGGTCCCGACGCCGGTGAGCCTTCGACGACCTGGGGCCCCGCGAAGTACGACACGTTCGCCGCGATCACGCACGCCTCCAACCGCGGCTGGCCGTACTGCATGGGCAACAACCAGCCCTACCGCGACCGCAATCTGCCGGACCCGACGAAGCCGCTCGGCTGGTACGACTGCAAGAACCTCAAGAACGAGTCGCCCAACAACGACGGCCTGGTGAACATCCCGCCCGCCGAGCCCAACAACATCTGGTACTCGCCGCAGGGCGGCGGCGTGGACTACCCGCGCGACGCCAACGGCGTACCGAGCTACAAGACGTCGGAGCAGAAGCAGCTGCTTCCGTGGCTCAAGGGCGGCGGCCAGGCCACCATGAACGGCCCGGTCTACCGCTACGACGCGGCGAGCACGAGCGCCGACAAGTGGCCCTCCTACTGGGACGGCAAGTGGTTCGTCGGCGACTTCTACGACGGCGACCAGCCGCGGCACGCGGTGCTCACCGACCCCAAGACGGTCGGCAGCGGCGGCCTTCCTGTGCACGCCGAGTCGCTGCGGAAGATCATTCCGATCGGCAACGACGGCATCAAGAACCTCATGGACTGGAAGTTCGCCCCCGACGGCTCGCTGTACGTCCTCGACTACGGCCGCGGCTTCTTCACCTCGGACGCGAAGTCGGCGCTGTGGCGCGTGACGTACAAGGGCGGGGCGGCGACCCCGGCCGCCGACGACCTGGCAAGGAAGGCGGGATGATGCGCTCCCCCACGAAGCGAAGACTGTGGACGGCTCTGTTCGCCGCGCTCCTCATGGTGCTCGGCCTGACCTCGACCACGGCGACGGCACGCCCCGACAACACCGGGATCGCCGCCGACCAGACGCTGAACTGGACCGCCGACAACGACATCACCAAGTACAAGTCGGCGCCCACGACGGCGGTGGCGGGCAAGACGACGATCGTCTTCGAGAACAGCGAGGCGACCGGCAACACCACCGGCATGCCGCACACGCTGACGTTCGACGTCTCCGACCCGGAGTACAACAACGACGTCCAGCTGAACATCCTGGCCAACCCCTATGACGCCCAGGGCGGCAAGCAGACCGCCGAGGTCACCCTCACCCCGGGCCGCTACCGCTACCACTGCACGATCCCCGGGCACGAGACGATGCAGGGCATCCTCGTGGTGACCGAGGGCGGCGGCCAGGACACCACCGCGCCGGAGGCCTCGGCGAAGGTGGAGGGCACCACCAACTCCGATGGCGCGTACGTCGGTTCGGCCACGGTCGCGGTGACGGCGACGGACGCCGGATCGGGCGTCGACAAGATCGAGTACGCGGTCGGGGCCGAAGGGGCCTGGCAGCCGTACACCGCGCCCGTGGTCGTCGACCAGGTCGGCACCCACAAGATCCGTTATCGGGCGTCCGACAAGGCGGGCAACGTCGCGGCGGAGAAGGCCGCGGACTTCACGGTGGTCGCGCCGCCGACGGACGACAAGACGCCCCCCGAGACCTCGGCCACGGTGTCCGGCGAGAAGAACGACCAGGGGCAGTACCTGGGCATGGCGACCGTCACGGTGACGGCGTCCGACACGGGTTCCGGCGTCAACAAGATCGAGTACGCGATCGGGGACGGCGCCTGGACGACGTACGCCGCGCCGGTCATGGTCCACGAGACGGGCACCCACAAGGTCCGCTACCGGGCGTCCGACAAGGCGGGCAACCAGGCGGCCGAGAAGTCCGTCGAGTTCACGGTGGTCACGCCGCCGGTCGAGGACAAGACGCCGCCGGAGACCTCGGCGAAGGTCGAGGGCGACAAGGACTCCGACGGCGCCTACCTCGGCAAGGCGAAGGTCACGGTCACCGCGACCGACGCCGGTTCGGGTGTCGCCAAGGTCGAGTACTCCCTGGACGGCGGGCCCTACCTCGCCTACGAGGCACCGGTCGTCGTCGACCGCGTGGGGCGGCACTCCGTGGCGTACCGGGCGAGCGACAAGGCGGGCAACACGGCCGCGGCGAAGACCGTCTCCTTCACGGTCTCCGAGGGCGGTGGCGTGCCCGCGCCCAACTGCCCGGAATTCGACGAGCGGTTGACGGTGATCGTCGGCACGGTCGACACGGGCATCCCGAACCGCGTCACGAACAACCGCTGCCGCATCAACGAGCTGATCGAGGACGAGAAGGAGTGGACGTCCCACGCGCTCTTCCTCAAGCACGTCAAGGGCGTCAGCGACAAGCTCCTGAAGACGGGCGAGATCGACCAGCGCGAGTACAACAAGATCAACCGTGCCGCCAAGCAGTCGGGCATCGGCAAGCCGGGCCAGACGGACGGCTACCGCAAGCTCTTCGACGGCACCCAGGAGTCCCTGAACAAGTGGGAGCAGGTGGGCGGCGGCAAGTTCGGCCTGAACGCCGACGGCACGATCACCAGCAGCACCACGGTCCAGGGCATGGGCATGCTGTGGTTCCCCGAGCGGAAGTACGGCGACTTCTCCCTGAAGCTCCAGTGGCGCGACGACGCACCGGGCAACGGCAACACCAACTCCGGTGTCTTCGTGCGCTTCCCACAGGTCCACGACCACCCGGAGGAGTCACGTCCGGAGTGGGTCGCCATCAAGTACGGGCATGAGATCCAGGTCCA contains these protein-coding regions:
- a CDS encoding ThuA domain-containing protein, whose amino-acid sequence is MRLTPHQEPLDVRGLSAARGLSRARRRPNRSRRAWAAALLSGALVTGALSAQAASARPYPEPPLTTMSLPSPPGGAKVKVLVFHGSAAGGDESPVVNAGIEAIEKIGRSGPAAQRFTIEATDDPAVFTNEAKLGKFNAVTFLTGGGDVLDPEQEAGLEAFMEAGGGFLGIHDAARAEPYSNWFTGLIGARPADSSPTNVQRATVEVGDRENPATKGLPLQWKRPDRWLNWTKNPSGDVHTVARVRESTYQPGDSKNGWDHPVSWCRDYDGGRSFYTGMGGTASSYDEADFRGHLRGALLWTTRIARADCKSTINANYQAQRLTQANQPGQNDQIGEPHGLVTAPDGRVLYIGRGGADSSQPVVTDWNDPDIGKGKGEIHVYDPKTKKVTLAGALSVFGNKGGGDELIKVEEGLLGIELDPKFEQNGWVYLHYTPHSKINRDTHMGERYVSRFTLDQATNKLDMASEKVLLKWPVQIHSCCHAGGGMAWDSKGNLYIATGDNNSSRFSDGYSGNNPQPNFKGVSFADARRTAGNTNNLNGKILRIHPEPDGTYTLPEGNLFTGKEPDEGGGKTRGEIYVMGVRNPARISIDKKTDTLYAGWVGPDAGEPSTTWGPAKYDTFAAITHASNRGWPYCMGNNQPYRDRNLPDPTKPLGWYDCKNLKNESPNNDGLVNIPPAEPNNIWYSPQGGGVDYPRDANGVPSYKTSEQKQLLPWLKGGGQATMNGPVYRYDAASTSADKWPSYWDGKWFVGDFYDGDQPRHAVLTDPKTVGSGGLPVHAESLRKIIPIGNDGIKNLMDWKFAPDGSLYVLDYGRGFFTSDAKSALWRVTYKGGAATPAADDLARKAG
- a CDS encoding OmpL47-type beta-barrel domain-containing protein, whose protein sequence is MRSPTKRRLWTALFAALLMVLGLTSTTATARPDNTGIAADQTLNWTADNDITKYKSAPTTAVAGKTTIVFENSEATGNTTGMPHTLTFDVSDPEYNNDVQLNILANPYDAQGGKQTAEVTLTPGRYRYHCTIPGHETMQGILVVTEGGGQDTTAPEASAKVEGTTNSDGAYVGSATVAVTATDAGSGVDKIEYAVGAEGAWQPYTAPVVVDQVGTHKIRYRASDKAGNVAAEKAADFTVVAPPTDDKTPPETSATVSGEKNDQGQYLGMATVTVTASDTGSGVNKIEYAIGDGAWTTYAAPVMVHETGTHKVRYRASDKAGNQAAEKSVEFTVVTPPVEDKTPPETSAKVEGDKDSDGAYLGKAKVTVTATDAGSGVAKVEYSLDGGPYLAYEAPVVVDRVGRHSVAYRASDKAGNTAAAKTVSFTVSEGGGVPAPNCPEFDERLTVIVGTVDTGIPNRVTNNRCRINELIEDEKEWTSHALFLKHVKGVSDKLLKTGEIDQREYNKINRAAKQSGIGKPGQTDGYRKLFDGTQESLNKWEQVGGGKFGLNADGTITSSTTVQGMGMLWFPERKYGDFSLKLQWRDDAPGNGNTNSGVFVRFPQVHDHPEESRPEWVAIKYGHEIQVHDRPDGDMYKTASVYGFDRVGLAGAGVTPKGTWNDYEIRVVDQHYSIYRNGVLLNEFDNTGGQEFVPARGDDPGTDGRRFASGYVGLQVHGVTDVVSYRDIRIKEL